A single window of Sulfitobacter sp. JL08 DNA harbors:
- a CDS encoding aromatic ring-hydroxylating oxygenase subunit alpha — protein sequence MSYQKPAGLGALVQKCQPGFALPRDFYTRPDIYQHDIKTYWNESWIWVGHVSQIVEKGAFFLFEYGHESIIVVRDGSDRVRAYLNVCRHRGSRVCVEHQGTARVFSCPYHAWTYDLDGKLRGGREMGPDFDPAQYGLFEAHVRVFEGLIFISTGANPPDIDAGLDQLRPLVAPFDLANLKLAHTASYPVPANWKLAIENYMECYHCAPAHKDYSRSHSLKDPASMTDELVGAMQDKARAAGLDTTEISLPEQSGGGMNFYFRRYPLYSGYVTGSKDGTPVAPLLGTLGGYDGGTTDLQIGVLNNFLIYSDYVVGYRFVPTGVQETDIQVVWMVRGDAEAGRDYDPDTLIWLWHETSLDDERIIRVNQEGVNSHHFVPGPLSHMEWGIQSFYDSYLGMIAPSV from the coding sequence ATGTCATACCAGAAACCCGCAGGTCTGGGCGCGCTTGTCCAGAAGTGCCAGCCCGGTTTTGCCCTGCCGCGCGATTTTTACACGCGCCCCGATATCTATCAGCACGACATCAAGACCTACTGGAACGAAAGCTGGATATGGGTCGGGCATGTCAGCCAGATTGTGGAAAAGGGCGCGTTCTTTCTGTTTGAATACGGGCATGAATCGATCATCGTGGTGCGCGACGGATCGGACCGGGTGCGCGCCTATCTGAATGTCTGCCGTCATCGCGGATCGCGGGTATGCGTGGAACACCAAGGCACAGCGCGGGTGTTTTCGTGCCCCTATCACGCATGGACATATGATCTGGATGGCAAATTGCGCGGCGGGCGCGAAATGGGCCCCGATTTCGATCCGGCACAATACGGCCTGTTCGAAGCCCATGTGCGCGTGTTTGAGGGGCTGATTTTCATCTCGACCGGCGCAAATCCACCCGACATTGATGCGGGGCTTGATCAGCTGCGCCCGCTGGTCGCGCCGTTCGATCTTGCCAATCTCAAACTCGCACATACGGCATCCTATCCGGTGCCCGCCAACTGGAAACTGGCGATCGAAAACTACATGGAATGCTATCATTGCGCGCCAGCCCACAAGGATTATTCGCGCAGCCACAGTTTGAAAGATCCCGCGTCGATGACCGATGAACTGGTCGGGGCGATGCAGGACAAGGCGCGTGCTGCCGGGCTGGATACGACCGAGATCAGCCTGCCGGAACAGTCGGGCGGGGGAATGAATTTCTATTTCCGCCGTTACCCGCTTTATTCCGGCTATGTCACCGGGAGCAAGGACGGCACGCCGGTTGCGCCGCTGCTGGGAACGCTGGGCGGTTATGATGGCGGCACCACCGATCTTCAGATCGGGGTTCTGAACAATTTCCTGATCTATTCCGACTACGTCGTCGGCTATCGTTTTGTCCCGACCGGCGTGCAGGAAACCGATATTCAGGTCGTGTGGATGGTGCGCGGCGATGCCGAGGCGGGCAGGGATTACGACCCTGACACCCTGATCTGGCTGTGGCACGAAACATCGCTGGATGACGAACGGATCATACGTGTCAATCAGGAAGGCGTGAATTCGCACCACTTTGTGCCGGGTCCGCTGTCGCACATGGAATGGGGCATTCAATCATTCTACGACAGCTATCTTGGCATGATCGCGCCCTCCGTCTGA
- a CDS encoding GntR family transcriptional regulator — protein sequence MTLQRKVSFHDIKEEVKARIENRVWPQGSLLPTEMELAEEFGCARATVNRALRELAEQGLVDRKRKSGTRVKSAPSKQAKFEISVVRRTIEDMNATYRYALVHRSIIDVPAWLRAQINVAEGAQILHLNCMHYADNQPFQFEDRWINIDAVKSVVDADFSTIGPNEWLLEAVPFSNAEITFSAVGASGEMADFLATPKGTPLFQLERTTWFRSKPITFVRMTFQPGYRMSTRY from the coding sequence ATGACCTTGCAACGAAAAGTCAGCTTTCACGATATAAAGGAAGAGGTCAAAGCGCGCATTGAAAACCGCGTCTGGCCGCAGGGCAGCCTGCTGCCCACCGAAATGGAACTGGCAGAAGAGTTCGGCTGTGCGCGCGCAACGGTAAACCGGGCCTTGCGCGAACTGGCCGAACAGGGGCTGGTGGATCGCAAACGCAAAAGCGGCACGCGCGTGAAAAGCGCGCCGTCAAAACAGGCCAAATTCGAAATCTCCGTGGTGCGCCGCACCATCGAGGACATGAACGCCACCTATCGCTATGCGCTGGTGCATCGCAGCATCATCGATGTGCCCGCATGGCTGCGCGCGCAGATCAATGTCGCGGAAGGCGCGCAGATCCTGCATCTGAACTGCATGCATTACGCCGACAACCAGCCGTTTCAGTTCGAAGACCGCTGGATCAACATCGATGCGGTGAAATCGGTGGTAGACGCCGATTTTTCAACCATCGGCCCGAATGAATGGCTGTTGGAAGCCGTGCCATTTTCCAACGCCGAAATCACGTTTTCTGCGGTTGGTGCCAGTGGCGAAATGGCGGATTTTCTGGCAACACCCAAGGGCACCCCGCTGTTCCAGCTGGAACGCACAACGTGGTTTCGCAGCAAGCCGATCACCTTTGTGCGCATGACCTTTCAGCCCGGATACCGGATGAGCACAAGGTACTGA
- a CDS encoding HutD/Ves family protein, which yields MRFDLNTCPKQPWKNGGGTTQELAVGYSGDALLWRLSMAQILADGPYLVFPGLRRIQTIVEGAGLHLSGPDQMIAVRPLQPVAFDGAVSFYAALRDGPCQALNLMFDPTRVQADMTVLFGPQCWSGIDETLLYCARGSVRCGAETLAQEAGIHCTGPVDIDVSSGAVAVLATLKPVR from the coding sequence ATGCGGTTCGATCTGAATACTTGCCCGAAACAGCCGTGGAAAAACGGTGGCGGGACCACTCAGGAACTGGCGGTCGGCTACAGTGGCGACGCACTCCTCTGGCGGCTGAGCATGGCGCAGATCTTGGCCGACGGGCCTTATTTGGTGTTTCCCGGTTTGCGGCGTATCCAGACCATCGTGGAGGGGGCGGGCCTGCACCTTTCTGGCCCGGATCAGATGATCGCTGTGCGCCCCTTGCAACCTGTGGCCTTTGACGGCGCGGTGTCATTTTACGCTGCATTGCGTGATGGTCCCTGTCAGGCATTGAACCTGATGTTCGATCCGACCCGCGTGCAGGCCGATATGACCGTTCTGTTCGGGCCGCAATGCTGGTCGGGCATTGATGAAACCCTGCTTTACTGCGCCCGCGGATCTGTCCGGTGTGGCGCCGAAACACTGGCGCAAGAGGCGGGTATCCATTGCACCGGACCTGTAGACATAGATGTATCATCCGGCGCGGTGGCGGTGCTGGCGACGCTGAAACCGGTCAGATAA
- a CDS encoding formimidoylglutamate deiminase → MQTIFAKRARLSSGWAQNVRLSLEHGRIADVKAGASAAPDAIAVDTLLPSLANLHSHSFQRAMAGMTEFRAAGQDSFWTWRTLMYRFMDHITPDHYEAIAALVFMEMQEAGYASVGEFHYVHHQPGGQPYDDLSELSARVFAAAAHTGIGLTHLPVLYSYGGAGMAALNGGQLRFGNDVDRFGALVAQARDRAARDLPEDAQVGIAPHSLRATCPDDLSVVLADAPNGPVHIHVAEQPKEVADISAWLGARPVQWLLDNAGVDPRWCLIHATHMTDAETRALAQSGAVAGLCPITEANLGDGPFNGVDYLAAGGAFGIGSDSNVRIALSEELRMLEYSQRLRDLARNVLVPQAGSVGDHLYLGAAQGGAQALNRGSGQIEVGALADLVAINSDTPALCALNDGQVLDGLCFAAGDDIITDLWSAGRHCVQDGHHIHRDRIIARYKQTVQDLLALI, encoded by the coding sequence ATGCAGACAATTTTTGCCAAGCGCGCGCGACTAAGCTCTGGCTGGGCGCAGAATGTGCGTCTTTCCCTTGAACACGGGCGTATCGCGGACGTGAAAGCCGGTGCATCCGCTGCACCCGATGCCATAGCGGTTGATACGTTGCTGCCCTCTTTGGCCAACCTGCATTCGCACAGTTTTCAGCGTGCAATGGCCGGTATGACCGAATTTCGCGCCGCCGGACAAGACAGTTTCTGGACATGGCGGACATTGATGTACCGCTTCATGGATCACATCACGCCTGATCATTATGAAGCGATTGCGGCACTCGTGTTCATGGAAATGCAAGAGGCCGGATATGCCAGCGTGGGCGAGTTTCACTATGTGCATCACCAGCCGGGCGGGCAGCCTTATGACGATCTGTCAGAGTTGAGCGCGCGTGTGTTCGCCGCCGCAGCGCATACCGGTATCGGCCTGACCCATCTGCCGGTGCTATATAGCTATGGCGGCGCGGGCATGGCCGCATTGAACGGCGGCCAATTGCGGTTCGGCAATGATGTCGACCGGTTTGGCGCATTGGTGGCACAGGCGCGCGACCGGGCCGCCCGTGATCTGCCGGAAGACGCTCAGGTGGGCATCGCGCCCCATTCGCTGCGTGCCACCTGCCCCGATGATCTGTCGGTTGTGTTGGCGGACGCACCGAACGGGCCTGTCCACATCCATGTGGCCGAACAACCAAAGGAAGTGGCGGATATTTCGGCATGGCTGGGGGCGCGGCCCGTACAGTGGCTGCTGGACAATGCCGGTGTTGATCCCCGCTGGTGCCTGATCCATGCCACCCACATGACCGACGCAGAAACCCGCGCGCTGGCGCAGTCCGGTGCCGTGGCAGGCCTGTGCCCAATCACCGAGGCCAATCTGGGCGACGGTCCGTTCAACGGTGTGGACTATCTTGCAGCGGGCGGGGCATTTGGTATTGGTTCGGATTCCAACGTGCGCATCGCGCTGTCCGAGGAATTGCGGATGCTGGAATATTCGCAACGCCTGCGCGATCTGGCCCGCAATGTTCTGGTGCCGCAAGCCGGATCGGTGGGCGACCACCTGTATCTGGGCGCGGCACAGGGCGGCGCGCAAGCCCTGAACCGCGGCAGCGGACAGATCGAGGTGGGTGCGCTGGCCGATCTGGTGGCGATCAACAGCGACACACCGGCCCTGTGCGCCCTGAACGATGGTCAGGTTCTGGACGGGCTGTGTTTTGCTGCGGGCGACGACATCATTACCGACCTGTGGAGCGCGGGGCGACATTGCGTGCAGGATGGCCACCATATTCACCGTGACCGCATCATCGCACGTTACAAACAAACAGTGCAGGATTTGCTGGCGCTTATCTGA
- a CDS encoding D-cysteine desulfhydrase family protein, which yields MAQPRAELVGPATPIQPLARLSGQLGITLHIKRDDLAGTTFGGNKSRQLEYYLGAAQAASADTILITGAVQSNFVRTAAASAAQLGMRTIVQLESRVPDMGPTYDRSGNVLLSRILGAEVMHYPDGEDEAGADAALRARAVQEQKAGRVPYVIPLAAGNPPLGALGYMRAADEIIAQNAGFDVIVVASGSGLTHAGLLAGLHRAGHGARVIGSCVRRDAGLQTDRLKRVLAALSELTDTGGPVPQNRIEIWDGALAPGYGRIGPAAADAMARMAQVEGIMLDPVYTAKSFAAIPALVRSGSIPQGSNVLFVHTGGLAALFAYQDEIETALPRG from the coding sequence ATGGCACAGCCGCGCGCCGAACTGGTTGGCCCAGCCACACCGATCCAACCGCTGGCGCGCCTGTCTGGACAGCTAGGCATCACGCTGCACATCAAACGCGATGATCTGGCGGGCACGACCTTTGGCGGCAACAAATCCCGCCAGCTGGAATATTACCTTGGGGCGGCGCAAGCGGCCAGCGCCGATACGATCCTGATCACCGGGGCCGTTCAATCCAATTTCGTGCGCACCGCCGCCGCATCGGCGGCGCAGTTGGGGATGCGCACAATCGTGCAACTGGAATCCCGTGTGCCGGATATGGGGCCCACCTATGACCGCTCGGGCAATGTGTTGCTGTCGCGTATTCTGGGGGCAGAGGTGATGCACTACCCTGATGGCGAGGACGAAGCCGGTGCCGACGCGGCGCTGCGGGCGCGCGCGGTTCAGGAACAAAAGGCGGGGCGTGTGCCCTATGTGATCCCGCTGGCGGCCGGAAACCCGCCTCTGGGTGCGCTAGGATACATGCGCGCGGCGGATGAAATCATTGCACAGAACGCCGGATTTGACGTGATCGTCGTGGCATCCGGCAGCGGGCTGACCCATGCGGGCCTGCTCGCGGGGCTGCACCGCGCCGGCCATGGCGCACGGGTGATTGGCAGTTGCGTGCGCCGTGATGCGGGCCTGCAAACCGACAGGTTGAAACGGGTTCTGGCGGCGCTGTCTGAACTGACGGACACAGGCGGGCCTGTTCCCCAGAACCGGATCGAAATCTGGGACGGTGCGCTGGCCCCCGGATACGGGCGGATCGGACCTGCTGCCGCCGATGCCATGGCCCGGATGGCGCAGGTCGAAGGGATCATGCTGGACCCGGTTTATACCGCCAAATCCTTTGCCGCGATTCCCGCACTGGTCCGGTCGGGATCAATCCCGCAGGGCAGCAATGTACTGTTTGTCCATACCGGCGGTCTGGCCGCGCTGTTCGCCTATCAGGACGAGATCGAAACCGCCCTGCCGCGCGGTTGA
- a CDS encoding 3-keto-5-aminohexanoate cleavage protein — translation MTNPNQSVAGKPCILCCAITGSVPRKEDNPAVPISIAEQIESAHAAYEAGASIIHAHVRNSDQTPSSDPDKFARLKEGLEEHCPDVIIQFSTGGRSGAGRERGGMLPLRPHMASLSVGSNNFPTRVYENPPDLVDWLAGEMQTYQVTPEIEAFDLSHILQAVRLHEAGRLYGTLYVQFVMGVKNAMPADKDVFDYYVHTMHRLAPDAPWCAAGIGANQIVVNEWAIAAGGHTRAGLEDNVRLDKHRLAPSNAALIRRAADLCVRYDRPVATPQQAKAILGLT, via the coding sequence ATGACCAACCCGAACCAAAGCGTCGCGGGCAAACCCTGCATCCTGTGCTGCGCGATCACGGGGTCGGTTCCGCGCAAGGAAGACAACCCCGCCGTTCCGATCAGCATTGCCGAACAGATCGAAAGTGCGCACGCCGCGTACGAGGCGGGGGCCAGCATCATTCACGCCCATGTGCGCAATTCCGATCAGACACCATCATCCGATCCCGACAAGTTCGCGCGGCTCAAGGAGGGGTTGGAAGAACACTGCCCCGATGTGATCATCCAGTTTTCAACAGGCGGGCGATCCGGCGCCGGGCGTGAACGCGGCGGTATGCTGCCGCTGCGCCCGCACATGGCATCCCTGTCTGTGGGATCAAACAACTTTCCCACCCGCGTCTATGAAAACCCGCCCGATCTGGTTGACTGGCTGGCGGGTGAAATGCAGACCTATCAGGTCACGCCAGAGATCGAGGCGTTTGATCTGTCGCACATTCTTCAGGCTGTGCGCCTGCACGAGGCGGGGCGTCTTTACGGCACGCTTTACGTGCAGTTTGTCATGGGGGTGAAAAACGCCATGCCCGCCGACAAGGATGTGTTCGATTACTATGTCCACACAATGCACCGGCTTGCCCCCGATGCCCCCTGGTGTGCCGCAGGGATCGGGGCAAACCAGATCGTTGTGAACGAATGGGCCATTGCCGCAGGCGGTCATACGCGCGCCGGACTTGAGGACAATGTCCGGCTGGACAAACACAGGCTGGCCCCATCGAATGCCGCCCTGATCCGGCGCGCTGCCGATCTGTGCGTGCGTTATGACCGGCCCGTTGCAACACCGCAGCAGGCCAAGGCGATACTGGGGCTGACGTAA
- a CDS encoding hydrogen peroxide-inducible genes activator, with amino-acid sequence MINFTLKQLRYFEVLARHCHFGHAAAACAISQPALSVQIKELEQELGAVLFERGARQVRLTLFGEEFALRTREILRSIDELGDLARASRDRLVGRLRIGVIPTIAPYLLPRIITGLARTHAGLDIHVRETMTHKLIQELADGRIDTAIVALPVSEPSLTEVALFTENFVLARPLGDEGKPVPDRDALREMKLLLLEEGHCFRDQALSFCNIQTSRQREGLDASSLATLVQMVSAGIGVTLIPEMAVDVETRSAPVSVTRFKDPQPARIIGMIWRKTNPLATELTKIADVVRRSTAPSRQYKAQKAG; translated from the coding sequence ATGATAAATTTCACGCTGAAACAGTTGCGGTATTTCGAAGTGCTGGCGCGGCATTGCCATTTCGGGCACGCGGCGGCGGCCTGTGCGATATCGCAACCGGCCCTGTCGGTCCAGATCAAGGAACTGGAACAGGAATTGGGGGCGGTCCTGTTTGAACGCGGTGCGCGACAGGTGCGGCTAACCCTGTTCGGCGAAGAATTTGCCCTGCGCACCCGCGAGATTTTGCGCTCGATTGACGAACTGGGCGATCTGGCGCGCGCGTCGCGGGACCGTCTGGTCGGGCGGTTGCGCATCGGGGTGATCCCGACCATCGCACCCTATCTTCTGCCGCGTATCATCACCGGCCTTGCGCGCACCCATGCCGGGCTGGACATTCATGTGCGTGAAACGATGACGCACAAATTGATACAGGAACTGGCGGACGGGCGCATCGATACCGCCATTGTGGCCCTGCCTGTTTCGGAACCGTCGCTGACCGAGGTTGCGCTGTTCACGGAAAATTTTGTACTGGCGCGCCCCTTGGGGGACGAGGGCAAACCGGTGCCCGACCGCGACGCTTTGCGGGAAATGAAACTTTTGTTGCTGGAAGAAGGCCATTGCTTTCGTGATCAGGCGCTTTCGTTCTGCAACATCCAGACAAGCCGCCAACGCGAAGGGCTGGACGCCAGTTCGCTTGCGACACTTGTGCAGATGGTCAGCGCGGGTATCGGTGTCACTCTCATCCCGGAAATGGCGGTCGATGTCGAAACACGCTCGGCCCCGGTTTCAGTAACACGGTTCAAAGACCCGCAGCCTGCCCGTATAATCGGAATGATCTGGCGCAAGACAAACCCGCTTGCCACAGAGCTGACGAAAATCGCCGATGTCGTGCGCCGCTCGACCGCACCTTCGCGGCAGTACAAAGCGCAAAAGGCCGGATAG
- the katG gene encoding catalase/peroxidase HPI, whose amino-acid sequence MDGNDIGTGGKCPVMHATFGTRSNRDWWPNQLNLRILHQNSPLTDPTRGRVNYAEAFKKVDLKALKEDIYSLLTDSQDWWPADYGHYGPFFIRMAWHSAGTYRTADGRGGGSSGSQRFAPLNSWPDNGNLDKARRLLWPIKKKYGNSVSWADLFILVGNCAIESMGGKTFGFGGGREDIWEPEEDIYWGAEETWLATSDKPNSRYSGDRVLENPLAAVQMGLIYVNPEGPDGNPDPLASARDIRDTFARMAMNDEETVALVAGGHTFGKAHGNGDAALVGVEPEGGDMAAQGFGWLSTHGSGKGVDTITSGIEGPWTPTPTTWDMSYFDVLLGYDWELTKSPAGANQWTPKACQNAAEAPQVDGNGTVPLMMTTADMAMRMDPSYEKISRHFHANPDVFADAFARAWYKLTHRDMGPISRYLGDEVPAEELIWQDPIPAVDHDLVDEADVVALKEKILASGLSVSELVTTAWASASTYRGSDMRGGANGARIRLAPQKDWEANQPDQLSKVLGILETIQSEFNAAQTGGKKISLADLIVLGGGAAIEQAAKAGGHDVQVPFAPGRMDALEEQTDVESFDVLEPVADGFRNYQKASYSVSAEEMLVDRAQLLTLTAPEMTALVGGMRVLNTNFGGTDYGVFTDRPGTLSNDFFVNLMDMGTEWKATSEAEDVFEGRDRASGKVKWTGTRVDLVFGSNSQLRAVAEAYACDDAKDTFVQDFVDAWTKVMNADRFDLA is encoded by the coding sequence ATGGACGGAAATGATATTGGAACCGGGGGCAAATGCCCTGTTATGCACGCAACTTTCGGGACGCGATCGAACCGGGATTGGTGGCCGAACCAGTTGAACCTCAGAATTCTGCACCAGAATTCCCCGCTGACCGATCCGACCCGCGGGCGGGTGAACTATGCCGAAGCCTTCAAGAAAGTTGACCTGAAAGCCCTGAAGGAAGACATCTACTCACTGCTGACCGATTCACAGGACTGGTGGCCGGCGGATTACGGGCATTACGGCCCATTCTTTATCCGGATGGCATGGCACAGCGCGGGCACCTACCGTACCGCAGACGGCCGTGGCGGCGGTTCGTCGGGATCGCAGCGCTTTGCGCCGCTGAACAGCTGGCCAGATAACGGCAACCTGGACAAGGCGCGCCGCCTTCTGTGGCCGATCAAGAAAAAATACGGCAACAGCGTTTCCTGGGCGGATCTGTTCATCCTCGTCGGCAACTGCGCCATTGAATCGATGGGCGGCAAGACTTTTGGCTTTGGCGGCGGTCGCGAAGATATCTGGGAACCCGAAGAAGACATCTACTGGGGTGCCGAGGAAACATGGCTTGCCACCAGCGACAAACCCAACAGCCGCTATAGCGGTGATCGCGTACTGGAAAACCCGCTGGCGGCTGTCCAGATGGGCCTGATCTACGTCAACCCCGAAGGTCCGGATGGCAACCCCGATCCTCTGGCATCGGCGCGTGACATTCGCGATACTTTTGCACGCATGGCGATGAACGATGAAGAAACCGTGGCTTTGGTCGCGGGTGGTCACACCTTTGGCAAGGCGCATGGCAACGGCGATGCCGCTTTGGTCGGGGTAGAGCCGGAAGGCGGCGACATGGCCGCGCAAGGCTTTGGCTGGCTTAGCACACATGGATCGGGCAAAGGCGTCGATACAATCACCAGCGGAATTGAAGGCCCGTGGACACCCACACCGACCACGTGGGACATGAGCTATTTTGACGTTCTTCTGGGATATGACTGGGAACTGACGAAAAGCCCGGCAGGGGCCAACCAGTGGACACCGAAGGCCTGCCAGAACGCCGCCGAGGCGCCGCAGGTCGATGGTAACGGAACCGTGCCGCTGATGATGACAACCGCCGATATGGCGATGCGCATGGATCCGTCGTACGAGAAAATCTCGCGCCACTTCCATGCCAATCCGGATGTGTTTGCCGATGCGTTTGCGCGTGCGTGGTACAAGCTGACCCACCGCGATATGGGGCCAATCTCGCGGTATCTGGGGGATGAAGTGCCTGCAGAAGAGTTGATCTGGCAGGATCCGATCCCGGCCGTTGATCACGATCTGGTCGACGAAGCGGACGTTGTCGCGCTGAAAGAAAAAATTCTGGCGTCGGGTCTTTCGGTGTCTGAACTTGTGACAACGGCATGGGCGTCCGCATCAACCTATCGCGGGTCCGACATGCGCGGCGGAGCCAACGGTGCGCGTATCCGGCTTGCCCCGCAAAAAGACTGGGAAGCGAACCAGCCCGACCAACTGTCCAAGGTTCTGGGTATACTGGAAACCATTCAGTCAGAGTTCAACGCGGCGCAAACCGGCGGCAAGAAGATATCGCTGGCCGATCTGATCGTACTGGGCGGTGGCGCGGCCATCGAACAGGCGGCCAAGGCGGGTGGTCATGATGTGCAGGTGCCGTTTGCACCGGGGCGCATGGATGCCTTGGAGGAGCAGACGGACGTTGAATCCTTCGATGTGCTGGAACCGGTTGCAGATGGCTTCCGCAACTACCAGAAAGCCAGCTATTCTGTCTCGGCAGAAGAAATGCTGGTGGATCGCGCGCAATTGCTGACATTGACCGCCCCGGAAATGACAGCGCTTGTCGGCGGGATGCGGGTGCTGAACACCAATTTCGGCGGAACGGATTACGGTGTTTTCACCGACCGTCCCGGCACGCTCAGCAATGATTTCTTTGTGAACCTGATGGATATGGGCACGGAATGGAAAGCAACCTCTGAGGCCGAGGACGTTTTTGAAGGCCGTGACCGTGCCAGCGGCAAGGTCAAATGGACAGGCACCCGCGTGGATCTGGTGTTCGGATCAAACTCGCAATTGCGGGCCGTGGCCGAAGCCTATGCCTGCGACGATGCCAAGGACACCTTTGTTCAGGATTTCGTCGATGCGTGGACCAAGGTCATGAACGCCGATCGTTTCGATCTGGCCTGA
- a CDS encoding LacI family DNA-binding transcriptional regulator — protein sequence MNKISTPTLEDVSREAGVSTATVSRCLNSPSQVAEHTRSKVMTAVQKLNYSPNFGARALAAKRTNTIGAVIPTMENAVFARGIHAFQEELREHGITLLVACSSYREELETEQIRTLVARGADALLLIGHHRDPAIYRFLQRQSVPVLSAWVYDAGHPNLSIGFDNKQAMKSLAFAVLNMGHRHIGVISAQQAANDRARARVEGIRAAMADYGVSPELMKLTEVPYGIEEGGTAFRDLMQAKDRPTVVMCGNDVLAAGALRQAIQMGLRVPQDVSITGFDDIELATVLTPEITTVHVPHREMGRQAAKHLIAMVAGNGPDTSIELDTRLCLRGSLGPCPKP from the coding sequence TTGAACAAGATATCGACGCCCACACTGGAAGACGTGTCGCGCGAGGCCGGCGTTTCGACGGCGACGGTCTCACGCTGTCTGAATTCGCCCAGTCAGGTGGCGGAACACACCCGCAGCAAGGTGATGACCGCGGTTCAGAAACTGAACTATTCACCGAATTTCGGGGCGCGCGCGCTGGCAGCGAAACGCACGAACACCATCGGTGCTGTCATCCCGACCATGGAAAACGCGGTTTTTGCGCGGGGTATCCACGCCTTTCAGGAAGAATTGCGCGAACATGGTATCACGCTGCTGGTCGCGTGTTCGTCCTACCGCGAAGAGCTGGAAACCGAACAGATCCGCACCTTGGTGGCCCGCGGTGCCGATGCGCTGCTGCTGATCGGGCACCACCGCGATCCCGCGATCTACCGGTTTCTGCAACGCCAGTCCGTGCCAGTGCTAAGCGCATGGGTCTATGATGCAGGGCACCCCAACCTGTCGATCGGATTTGACAACAAGCAGGCGATGAAATCCCTGGCGTTTGCGGTCCTGAACATGGGCCATCGCCACATCGGCGTCATTTCAGCACAACAGGCCGCAAATGACCGCGCCCGCGCCCGGGTGGAAGGTATTCGGGCGGCGATGGCGGATTACGGGGTATCGCCCGAATTGATGAAACTGACCGAAGTTCCCTATGGCATTGAGGAAGGTGGCACCGCCTTTCGTGATTTGATGCAAGCCAAGGATCGCCCGACAGTCGTGATGTGCGGCAACGATGTGCTGGCGGCAGGCGCGTTGCGTCAGGCCATCCAGATGGGTCTGCGGGTGCCGCAGGATGTTTCGATCACCGGGTTTGACGATATCGAACTGGCGACAGTTCTGACCCCTGAAATCACCACAGTGCATGTTCCGCATCGCGAAATGGGCCGCCAGGCGGCCAAACACCTGATTGCGATGGTGGCAGGAAACGGGCCCGATACCAGCATCGAACTTGATACGCGCCTGTGCCTGCGCGGATCGTTGGGCCCCTGCCCCAAGCCATAA